A window of the Polaribacter sp. HaHaR_3_91 genome harbors these coding sequences:
- a CDS encoding bifunctional aconitate hydratase 2/2-methylisocitrate dehydratase encodes MSIYKDYLKQIEERKEQGLHPQPIDGAELLSKIIEQIKDLENEYREESLNFFIYNVLPGTTSAAVVKAKFLKEIILGESIVKEITTSSAFEQLSHMKGGPSVKVLLDLALGSDADVAKQAADVLKTQVFLYEADTARLEEAFNSGNKIAIDLIKSYANADFFTKLPEIEEKIDVVTFIAGVGDISTDLLSPGGDAHSRSDRELHGQCLFEHNKEQQAELKAVQAQHPDKRVMLIAEKGTMGVGSSRMSGVNNVALWTGIKSSPYVPFINIAPVIAGTNGISPIFLTTVGVTGGIGLDLKNWIQQKDVGGNTIRDENGDPVLKEEYSVATGTVLTINTKEKKLYNGDTELKDISAAFTPQKMEFMKAGGSYAVVFGKKLQTFASKVLGIDVVPVYAPSKEISIEGQGLTAVEKIFNKNAVGTTPGAVLHAGSDVRVEVNIVGSQDTTGLMTSQELEMMAATVISPIVDGAYQSGCHTASVWDDKSKANIPRLMKFMNDFGLITGRDPKGKYFPMTDVIHKVLNDLTVGDWDIIIGGDSHTRMSKGVAFGADSGTVALALATGEASMPIPESVKVTFKGQMKSYMDFRDVVHATQAQMLKQFGGENVFQGRIIEVHIGTLTSDEAFTFTDWTAEMKAKASICISEDDTLIESLEIAKGRIQIMIDKGMDNAGQVLKGLVEKAENRIVELKTGIKPSLRPDANAKYHAEVVIDLDEIAEPMIADPDVNNDDVSKRYTHDNIRPLSYYGGTKKVDLGFVGSCMVHKGDMKILAQMLKNVEAQYGKVEFKAPLVVAPPTYNIVDELKAEGDWDVLVKYSGFEFDDNAPKGVARTGYENMLYLERPGCNLCMGNQEKAAPGDTVMATSTRLFQGRVVKDSGEKKGESLLSSTPVVVLSTILGRTPTMAEYEAAVDGIVLTKFKPSQKQLVR; translated from the coding sequence ATGAGTATTTATAAAGACTACCTTAAGCAGATAGAAGAACGTAAAGAACAGGGTCTTCATCCACAACCAATTGATGGTGCAGAATTACTAAGCAAAATCATTGAACAAATTAAAGATTTAGAAAACGAGTACAGAGAAGAATCTTTGAACTTTTTTATATATAATGTTTTACCAGGAACTACAAGTGCTGCTGTAGTAAAAGCTAAATTTTTAAAAGAAATTATTTTAGGTGAATCAATCGTAAAAGAAATTACAACTTCTTCTGCTTTTGAGCAATTATCACACATGAAAGGTGGGCCATCTGTAAAAGTGCTATTAGATTTAGCATTAGGATCAGATGCTGACGTTGCAAAACAAGCAGCAGACGTATTAAAAACACAAGTTTTTCTTTACGAAGCAGATACAGCTCGTTTAGAAGAGGCGTTTAATAGTGGTAATAAAATTGCAATTGATCTTATTAAAAGTTACGCAAATGCAGATTTTTTTACAAAATTACCAGAAATAGAAGAAAAAATAGATGTTGTTACGTTTATCGCAGGAGTTGGTGATATTTCTACAGATTTATTATCTCCAGGTGGTGATGCACACTCTCGTTCAGATAGAGAATTACACGGTCAGTGTTTATTTGAGCATAATAAAGAACAACAAGCAGAATTAAAAGCAGTACAAGCACAGCATCCAGACAAAAGAGTGATGTTAATTGCTGAAAAAGGAACAATGGGAGTTGGTTCTTCTAGAATGTCTGGTGTAAATAATGTTGCTTTATGGACAGGTATTAAATCTAGCCCATATGTGCCATTTATAAATATTGCTCCGGTAATTGCTGGAACAAACGGAATTTCTCCAATTTTCTTAACAACTGTTGGTGTAACTGGTGGTATTGGTTTAGACCTTAAAAACTGGATACAACAAAAAGATGTAGGAGGAAATACTATTCGTGATGAAAACGGAGACCCTGTTTTAAAAGAAGAGTATTCTGTTGCAACAGGTACTGTCCTTACAATTAATACAAAAGAAAAAAAATTATATAACGGAGATACAGAATTAAAAGATATTTCTGCAGCATTTACACCACAAAAAATGGAGTTTATGAAAGCAGGTGGTTCTTATGCTGTTGTTTTTGGTAAAAAATTACAAACCTTTGCTTCTAAAGTATTAGGTATAGATGTAGTGCCTGTTTATGCACCATCAAAAGAAATTTCTATTGAAGGACAAGGTTTAACAGCAGTTGAAAAAATATTCAATAAAAATGCTGTTGGAACAACACCAGGAGCAGTTTTACATGCAGGTTCTGATGTTCGTGTAGAAGTAAATATTGTAGGTTCTCAAGATACTACAGGTTTAATGACTTCTCAAGAATTAGAAATGATGGCTGCAACAGTGATTTCTCCAATTGTAGATGGAGCTTACCAATCTGGTTGTCACACAGCATCTGTTTGGGATGATAAATCTAAAGCGAACATACCAAGGTTAATGAAGTTTATGAACGATTTTGGTTTAATTACTGGTCGTGATCCTAAAGGGAAATATTTTCCAATGACGGATGTTATTCATAAAGTGTTAAACGATCTTACAGTAGGAGATTGGGATATTATTATTGGTGGAGATTCTCACACACGTATGTCTAAAGGTGTTGCTTTTGGTGCAGATTCAGGAACGGTTGCCTTAGCATTAGCTACAGGTGAGGCTTCAATGCCAATTCCAGAATCAGTAAAAGTTACTTTTAAAGGGCAAATGAAATCTTATATGGATTTCCGTGATGTTGTACACGCTACACAAGCTCAAATGCTTAAGCAATTTGGTGGAGAAAACGTATTTCAAGGAAGAATCATTGAGGTTCATATTGGTACATTGACTTCAGATGAAGCATTTACATTTACAGATTGGACTGCAGAGATGAAAGCAAAAGCTTCTATCTGTATTTCTGAAGATGATACTTTAATTGAGTCTTTAGAGATTGCAAAAGGTCGTATCCAAATCATGATTGATAAAGGAATGGACAATGCAGGTCAAGTTCTTAAAGGTTTAGTAGAAAAAGCAGAAAATAGAATTGTAGAACTTAAAACAGGTATTAAACCTTCTTTAAGACCAGATGCAAATGCGAAGTATCATGCAGAAGTTGTTATCGATTTAGATGAAATCGCAGAACCAATGATTGCAGATCCAGATGTAAATAATGATGACGTTTCTAAACGTTATACACATGATAACATCAGACCATTATCTTACTACGGAGGTACTAAAAAAGTAGATTTAGGTTTCGTAGGTTCTTGTATGGTTCACAAAGGTGATATGAAAATATTAGCTCAAATGTTAAAGAATGTGGAGGCTCAATATGGTAAAGTTGAATTTAAAGCACCTTTAGTAGTTGCACCACCAACTTACAATATTGTTGATGAGTTAAAAGCAGAAGGAGATTGGGATGTTTTAGTAAAATATTCTGGTTTCGAATTCGATGATAACGCACCAAAAGGAGTAGCACGTACAGGATACGAAAACATGTTATACTTAGAGCGTCCAGGTTGTAACTTATGTATGGGTAACCAAGAAAAAGCAGCACCAGGAGATACAGTAATGGCAACATCTACACGTTTATTCCAAGGAAGAGTTGTAAAAGATTCTGGAGAGAAAAAAGGTGAATCTTTATTATCTTCTACACCAGTAGTTGTATTGTCTACAATTTTAGGTAGAACACCAACTATGGCTGAATATGAAGCAGCAGTAGACGGAATTGTTTTAACGAAGTTTAAACCATCTCAAAAACAATTAGTGAGATAG